The Henningerozyma blattae CBS 6284 chromosome 9, complete genome DNA segment AATTAAGttcttttattagaaaaattactAATACTTCGAAATTAAGATcgattaaatttaataatattcatgAGCAagatttaatgaaaatctTATTGAGTCCAAATTcaccaatttttttacaaaatcaAACGAAGAGAAATTCCAAATTAGGGAATGACTTAAATAGtggaattatatttattaaatattcaaatttaaatgtaCCACCATCACAAATTAAGATAcgattgaaaaatatttcttggaGAAAGATTGGATTAAGCTATAAATTGTTTAGTAATATCCTAAAGATTGATCATAAAAGTATAGTATTTACAACTGTGCCATTATACCATGCAAGATCATCTATGTTATGTGTTTGGACTACTATATTACAAGGTGGTTGTACTGCAATTGGCCATTCATTTACCACAAACACTTTTTGGAAGCAAGTATTTATGACTCAGGCAACTCATATCCAGTACTCTGGTGAATTATGCAGATATTTGCTAAATACTCCACCTTCCACGTAtgataatttacaaaaaactCAAATTGCTTACGGTACTGGATTAAGAAAAGATATTTGgatgaaatttaaaaatagattTCATATTCAATCCATCGGAGAGTATTACGAAAAATTTGatgataattcaattttgaCACCCATTAATTTCCAATCAAATGAACGAAATATAGGTTCTTGTAGAAGCCATGGATTATTATTGACgtttattttatcattttctcATAAAATGATTGATATCTCTCAAATCGAgtattcaaataaagaatataataatggCTCTAATTCTTCCATTTCTGTTTCTACAGATAATTCTAATGTTTttgaaatagaaataaaccattacaaaaatattatacggcagaatcaaaataaaaaattacagaCTGGTAATCCATCATGGTTAATAACACATGTATTTTCACCTACACAAAAGAAGGAAGCTTTAAAAAACCATCAACACccagaaaataatatttcaaatgataaagaatatCAATCCGACTTAATCTTATCAAATCTGtttaattataatgatatgtggataaaaaattcagatATTTTCACTATTGatagaataaataaatcttgGTATTTACAGGATACAAACCagaatgaattttttattaataatcaGTTAATTCtatctattaaaattgaagatgaattttataattatggatataaaaatatttttcaagttataattattggtaaacaaattcaagaaaaattgtttaatgttgcatatattaaattaaataatcatcCAGAAGACAGAAAGGGGAAAACTAAAAACTTGGCACACATGGAACAAACTATCGAAAATTTCCTTAACAGTATAAGACATCAATTAGCAAAAAGATTACTTCCAGAAGAAATACCTCAgtttataaaaattgtcGATGAGTTCAAATTAACTGATGATTATTTCATCTCTAAGGAGtattataaattacaaGAGGAATTTCCATTCGGTAGTATGAAACGTTGGAATGAGTTAATTTCTCTTAATGacgaaaataatgaaaaagtaTTTAGGTTAAATCAGGTACGGTACTTATACAAATTGACATCATGAATGGAAGAATCAAATTATAACTTAAATCttatctaaattaaaattacgattaaaattgtttcaaattaaagttatatgaatatgaaataatatgtattatatataattttttttatttgtatatttaaatatatgtgcatttcaaaagaaaaaaaaattcaataaagcCATAATgcaatgaaaaatgaattttattatagttattattattattatttttatttgtttttagtTTGTCATAGGCCTTAGAAAAGTAGTTTGTAGAATAGATAAGTAATAATGATACCACATATTGGTAACATCATAACCATTGCGACTTCTGAACTATTGATCTTAAAATcatcaattatttgatcACTCAATGATGGATCTGAACCAAAATGGCCAGTTTCATAATACTTTATCAATCTTTGATCTTTTTCTTGCCAAACTTTGAATAACCATTCtgtaaattcttcaatagaATCTAATGGTATctcatttaatttaaaagcTCTTATGTGGATATCAACCAATTTTGGTGGTTTACCTTCAAGgaaaatattcttcattgtataaattaattcacCATACTCATGTTTTTTCACGCCAGAATAACCTATAGTTACATCATATACCACATCTAAACTTGGTTTCAAACTTTctaatgaataatataacCCTGTGGCATGAGGTAGAAGGCAACATTCAAAGCCCTTtctatcaatttttttagcaTAACGATCACTCTTAGATCTTGTATTTTTACTTAAATTAGTACCTTCTGGGAAAAGCAAAAGACAATAAGGCCAACGAATCACTTCTTGATCTTTACATTCTTTATGTTTGATTACTTCTTTTGCAATTGGACCTGTACCAAATGAATTTTCgttcatattatttaaatatttattcatgGTAACTTTATCATTTTCCCAATGTctcttcaaaaaaataaagttataatttttcataccACCCCCAATGACTGGGATTTTCGATAAAGATTCTTTTAACATAATGACTACATTACCTGCTAGGTCAGAAGTATAACATAACCACCAAAGAAATATCCAATCTGTATAAATCTGATGGTTTGCTATCATAACTGAATTTGGTAAcaatttagaaataattctaCGTTTTTTAGgatctttaataattgaacCTGATGGAATTGAATCTTTCTCGGTTGTAATTCTAACAGATGAAGGAGCAAAGATTGTCAAAATTGACATAATTAAAGAGACAAATGCAGTTTCTGTATGATCTATGTATCTTTGTCTTTTGTTAGGATTGTTTCTATAAAGTAGTTTAATGATACATTGGGACCCGAAGATCATAACACATCCTTGAACagatataataattgaCAGAATTGGGGTAATTACGCGTCTTATTGACTTGGCGATTGTTGACATgatcaaaattttatagCTAGTTGATACTTTTAAGTAGGTTATAAATATtagtttttaaattaacCACAAACTCCTTTTTGAATGGACCATGTTGTACCTTTAGTTAAATACCTTTAACTAGCCTAGTTCCTTTAGCCT contains these protein-coding regions:
- the TBLA0I01840 gene encoding uncharacterized protein (similar to Saccharomyces cerevisiae FAT1 (YBR041W); ancestral locus Anc_3.243); this translates as MWRFSIGLLYDLIFMVIWFCVQLQWKVFIFLLGPCRMIISTFTDSIPIWLDDKYQLHDDYKILSYSSTEILAYIRSVRKNEFHGWDIFTQNVFLQPDSLLLIYIRPLAYQKGQYQLETYTYKDIYEFVLRLSYVLHFQYSICPGDRIGIIFTNKPLFILLWLALWNIGALPVCFESSKEDYQLLEESIKLSSISQLFIDPELSSFIRKITNTSKLRSIKFNNIHEQDLMKILLSPNSPIFLQNQTKRNSKLGNDLNSGIIFIKYSNLNVPPSQIKIRLKNISWRKIGLSYKLFSNILKIDHKSIVFTTVPLYHARSSMLCVWTTILQGGCTAIGHSFTTNTFWKQVFMTQATHIQYSGELCRYLLNTPPSTYDNLQKTQIAYGTGLRKDIWMKFKNRFHIQSIGEYYEKFDDNSILTPINFQSNERNIGSCRSHGLLLTFILSFSHKMIDISQIEYSNKEYNNGSNSSISVSTDNSNVFEIEINHYKNIIRQNQNKKLQTGNPSWLITHVFSPTQKKEALKNHQHPENNISNDKEYQSDLILSNLFNYNDMWIKNSDIFTIDRINKSWYLQDTNQNEFFINNQLILSIKIEDEFYNYGYKNIFQVIIIGKQIQEKLFNVAYIKLNNHPEDRKGKTKNLAHMEQTIENFLNSIRHQLAKRLLPEEIPQFIKIVDEFKLTDDYFISKEYYKLQEEFPFGSMKRWNELISLNDENNEKVFRLNQVRYLYKLTS
- the TBLA0I01850 gene encoding lysophospholipid acyltransferase family protein (similar to Saccharomyces cerevisiae CST26 (YBR042C) and YDR018C; ancestral locus Anc_3.244), whose protein sequence is MSTIAKSIRRVITPILSIIISVQGCVMIFGSQCIIKLLYRNNPNKRQRYIDHTETAFVSLIMSILTIFAPSSVRITTEKDSIPSGSIIKDPKKRRIISKLLPNSVMIANHQIYTDWIFLWWLCYTSDLAGNVVIMLKESLSKIPVIGGGMKNYNFIFLKRHWENDKVTMNKYLNNMNENSFGTGPIAKEVIKHKECKDQEVIRWPYCLLLFPEGTNLSKNTRSKSDRYAKKIDRKGFECCLLPHATGLYYSLESLKPSLDVVYDVTIGYSGVKKHEYGELIYTMKNIFLEGKPPKLVDIHIRAFKLNEIPLDSIEEFTEWLFKVWQEKDQRLIKYYETGHFGSDPSLSDQIIDDFKINSSEVAMVMMLPICGIIITYLFYKLLF